A single window of Bos javanicus breed banteng chromosome 19, ARS-OSU_banteng_1.0, whole genome shotgun sequence DNA harbors:
- the LOC133232914 gene encoding protein CD300H-like — MRLLVALLLLCVPGSLSLSGPSTVTGAVGDSLSVECRYEEEYSEFHKYWCRQPCFPLWQRTLQTSGPEVEVKSGRVSITDHPEDLAFTVTLESLTAHDAGKYRCGVATMLKEEGLLGFLPDPFFQVQVIVSAGDRQLAGKSRGQDTVLHPPQFFTPPSITASSSNSSTWTSGSLSQQQGPLLGSAHFLLLVFLKVPLLLGMLGAALWVNRPQWAVCGETEPV; from the exons GCTCTTTGTCCCTGAGTGGCCCCAGCACCGTGACGGGCGCCGTGGGGGACTCCCTGAGCGTGGAGTGTCGCTACGAGGAGGAATACAGCGAATTTCACAAATATTGGTGCAGACAGCCATGTTTCCCGCTTTGGCAGCGGACTCTGCAGACCAGCGGGCCCGAGGTGGAGGTGAAGAGCGGCCGGGTGTCCATCACGGACCATCCGGAGGACCTCGCCTTCACAGTGACCTTGGAAAGCCTCACTGCACACGATGCAGGGAAATACAGGTGTGGGGTTGCAACGATGCTGAAGGAAGAAGGACTCCTCGGCTTCCTGCCTGATCCATTTTTCCAGGTTCAAGTGATTGTCTCTGCAG GTGACAGGCAACTGGCTGGGAAGAGTCGTGGACAGGACACCGTTCTTCACCCTCCACAGTTCTTCACTCCACCCTCCATCACAGCCTCCAGTAGCAACAGCTCTACATGGACTTCTGGATCGCTCAGCCAGCAGCAAGG GCCCCTGCTGGGCAGCGCCCACTTCCTGCTCCTGGTCTTCCTGAAGGTGCCCCTGCTCCTGGGCATGCTCGGTGCTGCCCTCTGGGTCAACAGGCCTCAGTGGGCAGTTTGTGGGGAGACAGAACCAGTCTGA